In the genome of Actinobacillus lignieresii, the window ATTCGCCGTTTTCATATAGAAATTGGTCATGCTCAATATGAAAAACTTTACCGCTCGGAAAATGCTGCTCAAATTCCGCTATTTTTTGTTTGGCAAAAGTAGATTTACCCGAGCCGGAATGCCCTCGAATAATGATTAATTTTCGCATCCTATAAAAAAGGACGCCAGAAGGCGTCCTAATCTCTATTCTTTAAAATTAAAGAGCAGATTTTGCTTTTTCAACTAAAGCTGCGAATGCAACTTTGTCGAATACAGCGATGTCAGCTAAAATCTTACGGTCGATTTCAACAGAAGCTTTTTTCAAGCCGTTGATGAATTTGCTGTAAGATAAACCGTTTTGACGTGCTGCAGCGTTGATACGTGCAATCCATAATTGACGGAATTGACGTTTACGTTGACGACGGTCACGGTAAGCATATTGACCAGCTTTAATTACAGCTTGGAACGCAACGCGATAAACACGTGAACGCGCACCATAATAACCTTTAGCAGCCTTAAGAACTTTCTTATGGCGTGCTCTTGCAATAACACCACGTTTTACACGAGCCATTATTAAATCTCCTAATGTATATAATTAACTAAAATTCACTAAAGTACGTTTTAACTTGACTCAACGCTTATGCGTACGGTAAGCACGCTACTACTAATACTTGGTCTGCTTTCGCTACCATTGATTTGTGGCGTAAGTGACGTTTACGTTTAGTGGTTTTCTTAGTCAAAATATGACGTAAGTGAGATTGTTTACGTTTGAAACCGCCTGAAGCTGTTTTCTTGAAACGCTTAGCAGCACCACGTACTGTTTTAATTTTAGGCATTGTTTTATAAACTCCGCATTGCTTTATCTAATACATAATAATCAGGCGAAAAATACGCTTATCGCTAACCGTCTTTTTACTTGCAAAGCACTAATTATCTCGAACAGAGCGTTACCGCTCATAGCCCTTTACGGCTAAAAAGCAAATCAGGCTGCGAAATGTGCCTGTAGATTGCTTTGTTTCTCTTTTTTACAAAAGAGAAAACGGACGGATTTTATAAGATCCGCCCGTTTTATGCAAGAATAAATTATTTTTTCTTCGGTGCAATGACCATTACCGCTTGACGACCTTCCAGTTTGCCCGGTGCCGATTCAACAACCGCCACTTCAGCCGTATCCGTTTTAACGCGATCTAAAACGTCTAAACCGATATCTTGGTGAGCCATTTCACGACCACGGAAACGTACGGTAATTTTAACTTTATCGCCGTCTTCCAAGAAACGTAAAATGCTACGTAACTTAATTTGATAATCGCCTTCGTCTGTACCCGGACGGAATTTAATTTCCTTCACTTGTACGACTTTTTGTTTTTTCTTCTGCTCTTTTGCAGCTTTTTCTTTTTCGTAGATGAACTTACCGTAGTTCATAATACGACAAACCGGCGGTTCTGCATTAGGGCTGATTTCAACTAAATCTAATTCAGCATCTTCCGCTCTCGCCAAAGCATCTTGAATTGATACGATACCAACTTGTTCGCCATTCTCATCAGTTAAGCGAACTTCCTTCACGCCACGAATTTCATCATTAAGACGATGTGCGCGATTTGTCTGAACACGTTTTACAGGTTTAATAGTATTATTCCTTCTATAAATTTAACTACGATCGACTGCAGTAGCAGAGATATGAATATATAGGCTTAGCAAAACCAAGCACAAAAACGTTTTGAGTTTAATTGATTTTGTAAAATAGTGCAATGATTTGCTGAAATTATTTGTGCGCTTCAAATGCAAAAAAGCGATCAAATCTGACCGCTTTTTCACAAAAGATGAAACTACTCTTCGCCTAATAATTTAAGCTCACGAGCTTTCACTTGGTTTTTGAGGATTTCAACAAATTCTTCAATGGTGAATGTGCCTAAATCCGCACCTTTACGGGTACGCACCGATACTTTGCCCGCTTCAATTTCTTTATCGCCGCACACAAGCATATAAGGTACTCGACGTAAGGTGTGTTCACGTACTTTAAAGCCGACTTTTTCGTTACGTAAGTCTGATTTCGCACGGATACCCGCATCAGATAACGCTTTCGTTACTTTCTGTACATAGTCCGCTTGGCTATCGGTAATATTCATTACCACTGCTTGAGTCGGCGCTAACCACGTAGGGAAGAAACCTGCGTATTCTTCGGTGATGATACCGATAAAGCGTTCGATAGAACCTAAAATCGCACGGTGAATCATAACCGGTGTACGGCGACCGTTATCTTCCGCCACATAAGACGCATCTAAGCGACCCGGTAATGCGAAGTCTAATTGGATCGTACCGCATTGCCATTCACGATCTAAACAGTCACGTAATGCAAACTCAATTTTCGGACCGTAGAATGCGCCTTCGCCTTCTTGGATTTCATAGCTTAAGCCGTTTGCCGTTAATGCTTTTGCTAAACCGTCTTCCGCACGATCCCACATCGCATCATCACCGATACGGTTTTCAGGACGAGTTGAAAGTTTCACTTGAATGTTGCTGAAACCAAAAGTGCTGTAGATATCGTAAACCATACGGATACAGCTAGTTACTTCGCTTTCAATTTGATCTTCAGTACAGAAAATATGCGCATCATCTTGAGTAAAACCACGTACACGCATTAAGCCGTGTAATGAACCTGACGGCTCATTACGGTGGCACGAACCGAATTCCGCCATACGGATTGGTAAGTCACGGTATGATTTTAAACCTTGATTGAAGATTTGAACGTGTCCCGGGCAGTTCATCGGTTTGATCGCATATTCACGGTTTTCAGATTGAGTCGTGAACATTAAATCCGCATAGTTTTGCCAGTGGCCGGTACGCTCCCAAAGCACTCTGTCCATCATAAACGGACCTTTCACTTCTTGGTAATCGTACTCTTTTAATTTGGTACGTACGAAAGTTTCGAGCTCACGGAAAATCGTCCAGCCGTCATTGTGCCAGAACACCATACCCGGCGCTTCTTCTTGCATATGGTATAAATCTAACGCTTTACCGATACGGCGGTGGTCACGTTTTGCCGCTTCTTCTAAACGGGTTAAGTATTCCGCTAATTGTTTTTTATCTGCCCAAGCCGTGCCGTAAATACGTTGCAACATTTTATTTTTACTGTCGCCACGCCAGTATGCGCCTGCAACTTTTTGTAATTTGAAGTGGTGGCAGAAACGCATATTCGGTACGTGCGGACCACGACACATATCGATATATTCTTCGTGGTGATATAACGCTGGCGTTGCAGTACGTTCGATGTTTTCATCTAAAATCGCCATTTTGTACGGTTCGCCACGTTTTTCAAACGTATCACGCGCTTCTTGCCAGCTTACAGGTTTCTTCACAACGTCATAGTTGGTTTTAGCCAGCTCAAGCATACGCTTTTCAATCGCATCTAAATCTTCTTGTGTGAGCGAGCGATCTAAATCCACGTCATAATAGAAACCGTTGTCGATTGTCGGACCAATCGCCATTTTTACATCCGGGAATAATTGTTTGATCGCATGACCTAATAAGTGCGCACATGAGTGACGAATGATCTCTAAACCGTCTTCATCTTTTGCGGTAATAATTTCAAGTGAGCTATCTTCAGAAATGATGTCACACGCATCACAGCGTTCGCCGTTTACACGACCTGCAATCGTAGCTTTTGCTAAACCTGCACCGATTGATTGTGCAACTTCCATTACAGAAACGGGATTATCGAATTGGCGTTGTGAGCCGTCTGGTAAAGTGATAATAGGCATTTTTATATCCTTGTTACAGTGGTCACCCATACGAGAGGCGACTTGTTGGTTTAAAAATAAAAACCGCTGACAAGCGGTCTGATTTGAATCTTTTTTTACAATTTGTTTTACATCACCCCAACCATGGGTGAGCAGTAAAACAATTAGATTTTATCATAAAATGTAAGTAAGCGGTCTGATTTCTCGCTCAATTTGCAAAATTTCTCTGAAAATAGACCGCTTGTATAAGCTAACGATCTTCGATAAATAGGGCTAGATACCGATAAGTACGGAAAAAACCTTTTATCTCTATTTCTGCAATTATCCATAAGTATCAGCTATTTAATTTTAATCTTTTAATTAAATTGAGAATTTTTAATCAAGCAATATACTTATAGGCAAATTAAAAACAAAAGAGGTCAAACTATGATAACTCCTTTACAAATTAGGGCTAAAATCATTGATTTCCTACAAGCTCAACACCTTAAAAAATCTGAAAATGATTACAAAAAACTAGAAAAGGCGACCGAACCGGAAGAGATTGCCAAAATAAAGGCTGAAATTAGCAAAAGCGAAGAAAAGTATCGGCTAGATGCTTGGCTTCATATCGCAGCAACCGAAATGGCAAAGCAACTAAAATTTGGTACTCATATTGCTAAAGGAATCCACCCCGATGCTAAAGGCAATAACATAAACTTTCGGGCTAATTTGAATCTCCCTGCGACTTTAGTTGGTTCTCAATTGATCGATAAACTTGTTTTAGATGCTAACGGTAATGCTGCAGCACTCCCTCTCGCTGCATTTTTCGATATTATGGTTGATGAAGTAAATAAACGGACTTTAAAAGACCTATTGCTAACAGATGAGCCTTGTTTGGACGGTTGTTTTAGTGATGATCATTCGCTTTCGGCACAATATAAAATCGCTTTTCAAATGGCATTAAAAGGTAATTTAAACTCGCCGGAAACACATGAGCGAAATAAGCAAGTTTTATGGGTAAATAGTAGTTCGGCTATTGAGGATAATCACTATACTTGCCTTATTCCGCTTTATCCATCTTCCTTCACTCACGCCATTTATAATAAGCTGAATCAAGCCCGTTTTTCTGAGGAAAATAAACAAGCAAGGGAAAATCGTTATAAAAATAAAGCACAAAATCCCTATATATCTATTCCCCATTTAGCGGCCACAAAACTAGGTGGTACAAAGCCGCAGAACGTTAGTTTATTAACCAGCAAACAAGGTGGCAGAAACTATTTACTTCCCTCTCTTCCTCCCATTTTTACCAAAGGCGAACTTCGCTTAACCGGTACACAAAATACGATTTTCAATGATCGCTTAACCTACGTCTGCCGTGCCGGATTATACCAACTATATCAAGCCGTTGAAGCCTCTAAAAATATTTATACTATTCGAGACTCACGTGCAGAAGCCATAAACTTAATTGTTCAAATAGTACTGCAACAAGCTTATAAGTTACAGAAACGTACTGCCGGTTGGAGCCGAGACTACCAACTAGCTTGGTGCGAAAAATATTGGCTCGATCCTCAACGTGCTAAGCTGAATGGAGAAGAACAATTCCATTCGGCTTTAACTCAACAAGAGTGGATTTCTGAAGTAGAACAACGCTTTGCCGCTTGGCTCAATGCGTTGCTCAAAAAACGCTTTCCAAAATATCAGGACGATTTTACCGCTACGGAATATAACGAATGGCGTAAATATTTCCGAAAAAAATTACATCGACAATTACGCCATATATAAGGAGGTGCTATGAATTATCCAAACTTTTATCTGTTGTTTGATCATATTGAAATTCAAGCGGCAAACACGATTTCCAGCCCGATCACGTATGGTTTTCCTGCTCTCACCGGTTTTACCGGTACGATTCATGCACTTAGCCGTAAACTGTTTTCCCAACAAGTGGAATTAGGCGGCGTGATGATTGCTTGTCATGATTATCAAATATTAGGTTATAAAAATAGTGATTTCTCAGATTTAACCTTTAATCAAACACGTAACCCTCTCAAAAAAAATGGCGATTCGCCTTCCATTATCGAGGAAGGAAAAATTCGCTTGGATATTTCATTAGTCGTTGAAATGGAAGTTAAAGATCCGGAGCTTTACTATGCATTAAATAGTCAGGACTCGGAACAAAAAACACAATTTCTTGAACATTGCAAAAAATTGCTTATGCAACAACGAATTGCCGGTGGTAGTGTTTTTCAAATTGAGAATGTTGAGCTGTTTAATTTAAGTGATACTAAGGAAATAAAACTTGCTCTTATGCCAGCTTTCGTTCTCATGGATGCAAAGCAAACCTTAGCGGATATTACTCAGTCATTACAAAACGGAATCTCAAATAATGAAATAACGATCTGTCCTGCTACTCTGAATGCGAATGCACTGGATGCGTTACTTGAGGTAGCGACATTACATCATATCCCATTATCCGAGAATGCCACTTCTCAAGAATGGGAAACCTTTAATGTCAATCAAGGAAAGGGATGGCTAGTACCGATTCCTGTCGGTTACCAAGCGATTTCACCGCTATTTACTGCCGGTGAAATGCAAAATTGCCGTACGACTGAATACCCGAGCCAATATGTTGAAACGGTTTACAGCTTAGGAAAATGGGTTTTCCCTTTTAGTTTACCCGATGATTTATCGCAATGTTTTTGGCACTACAACACCCCGCAAGATAATCTCTATTTAATTACCCAAGGAGCATAATATGACAAAATTAACTACTGCATCAGTTCTAGCCTTTGAGCGTAAACTTGATATTTCCGATGCCACTTTTACCCAGAAAAATAGCATGAGTGACGCACCTGAAATTGCGGTTACGATTCGAGAAAAATCGGTAAGAGGGACTATTTCAAATCGCTTAAAAAATGCGTTAGCCAATGATCCTGCCAAATTAGATGCGGAGATTGAAAAAGCCAATTTACAGTGCGTCGATGTCGCAACATTAAATGACGACTACGATACTTTAGTCGCAAGATTTACCTGTAAAGTTTTACCTTTTGAAGGAAAGCCTAATGTTTGTAATGATCCTGAATATCAAGCAAAACTCCTATCGACCATTCAAAATTACTTAACCGCTCACGGTATGTCGGAATTAGCCAAAAGATATGCGACTAATTTAGCAAATGCTCGTTGGTTATGGCGTAATCGTATCAGTGCAGAAACTATCCAAGTCAGTATAAAGGTCGCGGATGATGTGATTGTTTTCGAAAATGCCAAACAACTGCCGCTTAACAGTTTTGAACAAGCGGATGAAAAACTTCAAAAAATTGCAAGTTATATTGAAAAAGGTTTGAAAGGTGAAGAATTCATCATTTTGGAAGTTGAAGCACAAGCTAAAATGGGGCGTGGTCAGGAAGTATATCCATCGCAAGAATTGGTGTTAGATACCGGTACTCGCAAAAGTAAAATTTTGTATGAAATCAATAACAAAGCCGGAATGCATTCACAAAAAATCGGCAATGCGATTCGTACCATTGACACTTGGTATGCAGAAAATGCCCCTTTCCCTATTGCAGCCGAACCTTATGGCGCAGTCACTAATCTTGGTACGGCGTTCCGCCAGCCAAAAGAAAAAATCGATTTCTATACACTATTCGATAACTGGGTATTAAAGGACGTAGCACCGGAACTTGAACAACAGCACTACGTTATTAGCGTATTAATTCGAGGCGGCGTATTTGGCGCAAGCGGTAAGGAATAAATATGAGTGAATTAACACATTACATTGAGCTAAAAGCAATTCCCCAAGTAGATATACTTCAAACGGATGTAATTGCACATGGCTTGCAAATTTTGCATAAATTTCTACCGCTTTATCAAGGCGAAATCGGGTTAAGCTTTCCCGCTTACGGCTTAGGACGAACTCTTGGTGGAATCATTCGAGTTTTCGGAAATGAACAACATTGTACCCAAATAAAAACACAATTAATCGGAGAAGGTTTACAAGACTATGTGCTTATTACATCGGTAACACCTGTACCGGAAGAAATAGTCGAATACCACCGTTACCAAAGGGTACATAGAAAAGGTCAAAGTGCTATTCGCCGTACCGAGCAATTTTTAGTTCAACAAGGAAAATGGACTGAAGAAATTCGCCAAGAGATGTTAATACATCAGCAGAATCAAAAAGTATTTCCGCACGTAAAACTCAAGAGCGGTAGCACTAAACAACATTTTGTATTAGCGATACGACAGCTTCGTTTAGCAGAACCCTCTTTCGGCTTATTTAACACGTATGGATTAAGCAAAATAGCAACCGTCCCACATTTCTAACCTATATTTATAACCCTTTTTTCCAGAGAATTTATTTTTCCTTTAGAAACAAAGGGTTATAAAAACCTTTCAAAAAAGGGATTTTTTGATTAAAAGCTCTTTAACAACTTGGTATATCTAACATTCTAAAGTAAAATAACGACTTCACTGCCGTATAGGCAGCTTAGAAAAAAATGAGTGACATAGTTAATCATTTACTTGACTTCACTGCCGTATAGGCAGCTTAGAAATGATAAGGTTCTTGAATAAATCCTGATTCTTGCTTCACTGCCGTATAGGCAGCTTAGAAAATCCGTCATTAAGCCGAAAACGCCAAATTAAGCTTCACTGCCGTATAGGCAGCTTAGAAAATTTTTTCTTCCCTTTCAGCGCACCACGATAGCTTCACTGCCGTATAGGCAGCTTAGAAAATAGTTCAGTCCTTTCTTATGTGATGAAAAATCTTCACTGCCGTATAGGCAGCTTAGAAAATTCGAGCATCCGCAATATTGCGTTGTTTATTCTTCACTGCCGTATAGGCAGCTTAGAAATAGAACCCGAAGCTCGTAGTCGCTATGAAATCCTTCTCTGCCGTATAGGCAGCTTAGAAAATGCAAGCGGTCATTTTTTGATAGCAGATTGCCTTCACTGCCGTATAGGCAGCTTAGAAAAGTTTTTGAGTTGTCTACGCAACTTAAAAGGACTTCACTGCCGTATAGGCAGCTTAGAAATGATGA includes:
- the rplT gene encoding 50S ribosomal protein L20, with amino-acid sequence MARVKRGVIARARHKKVLKAAKGYYGARSRVYRVAFQAVIKAGQYAYRDRRQRKRQFRQLWIARINAAARQNGLSYSKFINGLKKASVEIDRKILADIAVFDKVAFAALVEKAKSAL
- the rpmI gene encoding 50S ribosomal protein L35, which gives rise to MPKIKTVRGAAKRFKKTASGGFKRKQSHLRHILTKKTTKRKRHLRHKSMVAKADQVLVVACLPYA
- the infC gene encoding translation initiation factor IF-3, producing MYRRNNTIKPVKRVQTNRAHRLNDEIRGVKEVRLTDENGEQVGIVSIQDALARAEDAELDLVEISPNAEPPVCRIMNYGKFIYEKEKAAKEQKKKQKVVQVKEIKFRPGTDEGDYQIKLRSILRFLEDGDKVKITVRFRGREMAHQDIGLDVLDRVKTDTAEVAVVESAPGKLEGRQAVMVIAPKKK
- the thrS gene encoding threonine--tRNA ligase → MPIITLPDGSQRQFDNPVSVMEVAQSIGAGLAKATIAGRVNGERCDACDIISEDSSLEIITAKDEDGLEIIRHSCAHLLGHAIKQLFPDVKMAIGPTIDNGFYYDVDLDRSLTQEDLDAIEKRMLELAKTNYDVVKKPVSWQEARDTFEKRGEPYKMAILDENIERTATPALYHHEEYIDMCRGPHVPNMRFCHHFKLQKVAGAYWRGDSKNKMLQRIYGTAWADKKQLAEYLTRLEEAAKRDHRRIGKALDLYHMQEEAPGMVFWHNDGWTIFRELETFVRTKLKEYDYQEVKGPFMMDRVLWERTGHWQNYADLMFTTQSENREYAIKPMNCPGHVQIFNQGLKSYRDLPIRMAEFGSCHRNEPSGSLHGLMRVRGFTQDDAHIFCTEDQIESEVTSCIRMVYDIYSTFGFSNIQVKLSTRPENRIGDDAMWDRAEDGLAKALTANGLSYEIQEGEGAFYGPKIEFALRDCLDREWQCGTIQLDFALPGRLDASYVAEDNGRRTPVMIHRAILGSIERFIGIITEEYAGFFPTWLAPTQAVVMNITDSQADYVQKVTKALSDAGIRAKSDLRNEKVGFKVREHTLRRVPYMLVCGDKEIEAGKVSVRTRKGADLGTFTIEEFVEILKNQVKARELKLLGEE
- the csy1 gene encoding type I-F CRISPR-associated protein Csy1 encodes the protein MITPLQIRAKIIDFLQAQHLKKSENDYKKLEKATEPEEIAKIKAEISKSEEKYRLDAWLHIAATEMAKQLKFGTHIAKGIHPDAKGNNINFRANLNLPATLVGSQLIDKLVLDANGNAAALPLAAFFDIMVDEVNKRTLKDLLLTDEPCLDGCFSDDHSLSAQYKIAFQMALKGNLNSPETHERNKQVLWVNSSSAIEDNHYTCLIPLYPSSFTHAIYNKLNQARFSEENKQARENRYKNKAQNPYISIPHLAATKLGGTKPQNVSLLTSKQGGRNYLLPSLPPIFTKGELRLTGTQNTIFNDRLTYVCRAGLYQLYQAVEASKNIYTIRDSRAEAINLIVQIVLQQAYKLQKRTAGWSRDYQLAWCEKYWLDPQRAKLNGEEQFHSALTQQEWISEVEQRFAAWLNALLKKRFPKYQDDFTATEYNEWRKYFRKKLHRQLRHI
- the csy2 gene encoding type I-F CRISPR-associated protein Csy2, with product MNYPNFYLLFDHIEIQAANTISSPITYGFPALTGFTGTIHALSRKLFSQQVELGGVMIACHDYQILGYKNSDFSDLTFNQTRNPLKKNGDSPSIIEEGKIRLDISLVVEMEVKDPELYYALNSQDSEQKTQFLEHCKKLLMQQRIAGGSVFQIENVELFNLSDTKEIKLALMPAFVLMDAKQTLADITQSLQNGISNNEITICPATLNANALDALLEVATLHHIPLSENATSQEWETFNVNQGKGWLVPIPVGYQAISPLFTAGEMQNCRTTEYPSQYVETVYSLGKWVFPFSLPDDLSQCFWHYNTPQDNLYLITQGA
- the csy3 gene encoding type I-F CRISPR-associated protein Csy3, whose amino-acid sequence is MTKLTTASVLAFERKLDISDATFTQKNSMSDAPEIAVTIREKSVRGTISNRLKNALANDPAKLDAEIEKANLQCVDVATLNDDYDTLVARFTCKVLPFEGKPNVCNDPEYQAKLLSTIQNYLTAHGMSELAKRYATNLANARWLWRNRISAETIQVSIKVADDVIVFENAKQLPLNSFEQADEKLQKIASYIEKGLKGEEFIILEVEAQAKMGRGQEVYPSQELVLDTGTRKSKILYEINNKAGMHSQKIGNAIRTIDTWYAENAPFPIAAEPYGAVTNLGTAFRQPKEKIDFYTLFDNWVLKDVAPELEQQHYVISVLIRGGVFGASGKE
- the cas6f gene encoding type I-F CRISPR-associated endoribonuclease Cas6/Csy4 gives rise to the protein MSELTHYIELKAIPQVDILQTDVIAHGLQILHKFLPLYQGEIGLSFPAYGLGRTLGGIIRVFGNEQHCTQIKTQLIGEGLQDYVLITSVTPVPEEIVEYHRYQRVHRKGQSAIRRTEQFLVQQGKWTEEIRQEMLIHQQNQKVFPHVKLKSGSTKQHFVLAIRQLRLAEPSFGLFNTYGLSKIATVPHF